The following proteins come from a genomic window of Rattus norvegicus strain BN/NHsdMcwi chromosome 8, GRCr8, whole genome shotgun sequence:
- the Or8g36c gene encoding olfactory receptor Olr1303, with product MAEGNYSIVSEFVFLGLTEKPELQLPLFLLFLVIYIVTLLGNLGMVMLILFSPHLHIPMYFFLSNLSFIDLCQSSVIIPKMLEKFIIVKSVISFAECMAQFYLFDVFAVSECHMLAAMACDRYVAICNPLLYNVTMSYKVCSWMVAAVYSVGLICATGETVCLLRLLFCKAEDINHYFCDLLPLLEQSCSSTFINEVVALSFSSLNVIVPALNILSSYIFIMATILRIPSTEGRSKAFSTCSSHILAVAVFFGSLTFMYLQPSSVSSMDQGKVSSVFYTIVVPMLNPLIYSLRNKDVKVAFYKIVGRR from the coding sequence ATGGCCGAAGGAAATTACTCCATTGTGAGTGAATTTGTCTTCCTTGGATTAACAGAGAAGCCAGAGCTGCAGCTGcccctgttcctcctcttcctagtAATCTATATAGTCACACTCCTAGGAAACCTGGGCATGGTCATGCTAATCCTCTTCAGTCCTCACCTGCACatccccatgtacttcttcctcagtaATCTATCTTTCATTGACCTCTGCCAGTCCAGTGTCATAATTCCAAAAATGCTGGAGAAATTTAtcattgtgaagagtgtcatttcttTTGCAGAGTGCATGGCCCAGTTTTACTTATTTGATGTTTTTGCTGTTTCAGAGTGTCACATGCTAGCTGCCATGGCATGTGACCGCTATGTTGCCATCTGTAACCCCTTGCTGTATAATGTTACCATGTCCTACAAAGTGTGTTCCTGGATGGTGGCTGCGGTGTATAGTGTAGGCTTGATTTGTGCCACAGGTGAAACAGTCTGTCTGCTTAGACTGCTTTTCTGCAAGGCTGAGGATATAAACCACTACTTCTGTGATCTTTTACCACTGCTGGAACAATCCTGCTCCAGTACATTTATCAATGAAGTAGTAGCACTGTCTTTCAGTTCACTTAACGTTATTGTCCCTGCTCTGAACATCCTCAGCTCCTACATCTTCATCATGGCCACCATCCTCCGCATTCCTTCCACTGAGGGCAGATCCAAAGCCTTCAGCACTTGCAGTTCCCACATCTTGGCTGTTGCGGTCTTCTTTGGATCTTTAACATTTATGTACCTTCAGCCCTCATCAGTCAGCTCCATGGACCAAGGGAAAGTGTCCTCTGTGTTTTACACCATTGTTGTGCCCATGCTGAACCCCCTGATCTATAGTCTGAGGAATAAGGATGTCAAAGTTGCCTTCTATAAGATTGTAGGAAGAAGATAA
- the Or8g36 gene encoding olfactory receptor Olr1304, whose translation MAEGNYSTMTEFVLTGLTEKPGLQLPLFFLFLGIYVVTVLGNLGMVMLILFSPHLHTPMYFFLSNLSLVDLCQSSVIMPKMLENFVMVKSVISYAECMAQFYLFDVFAVSECHMLAAMAYDRYVAICNPLLYNVTMSYNVCSWMVVAVYSVGLICATGETVCLLRLLFCKAEDINHYFCDLLPLLEQSCSSTFINEVLGLSFGSFNIIVPALNILSSYIFIMATILRIPSTEGRSKAFSTCSSHILAVAVFFGSLTFMYLQPSSVSSMDQGKVSSVFYTIVVPMLNPLIYNLRNKDVKVAFYKIVGKRQFL comes from the coding sequence ATGGCCGAAGGAAATTATTCCACCATGACTGAGTTTGTCCTCACTGGATTAACAGAGAAGCCAGGCCTGCAGCTGcccctgttcttccttttcctAGGAATCTATGTGGTCACAGTCCTAGGAAACCTGGGCATGGTCATGCTAATCCTCTTCAGTCCTCACctgcacacccccatgtacttcttcctcagtaATCTGTCTTTGGTTGACCTCTGCCAGTCCAGTGTCATCATGCCCAAAATGCTGGAGAACTTTGTCAtggtgaagagtgtcatttcttACGCAGAATGCATGGCCCAGTTTTACTTATTTGATGTTTTTGCTGTTTCAGAGTGTCACATGCTAGCTGCCATGGCATATGACCGCTATGTTGCCATCTGTAACCCCTTGCTGTATAATGTTACCATGTCCTACAACGTGTGTTCCTGGATGGTGGTGGCGGTGTATAGTGTAGGCTTGATTTGTGCCACAGGTGAAACAGTCTGCCTGCTTAGACTGCTTTTCTGCAAGGCTGAGGATATAAACCACTACTTCTGTGATCTTTTACCACTGCTGGAACAATCCTGCTCCAGTACATTTATCAATGAAGTCCTAGGACTGTCCTTTGGTTCATTTAATATTATTGTCCCTGCTCTGAACATCCTCAGCTCCTACATCTTCATCATGGCCACCATCCTCCGCATTCCTTCCACTGAGGGCAGATCCAAAGCCTTCAGCACTTGCAGTTCCCACATCTTGGCTGTTGCTGTCTTCTTTGGATCTTTAACATTTATGTACCTTCAGCCCTCATCAGTCAGCTCCATGGACCAAGGGAAAGTGTCCTCTGTGTTTTACACCATTGTTGTGCCCATGCTGAACCCTCTGATCTATAATCTGAGGAATAAGGATGTCAAAGTTGCCTTCTATAAGATTGTAGGAAAAAGGCAATTCTTATGA